Proteins from one Streptomyces roseifaciens genomic window:
- a CDS encoding WhiB family transcriptional regulator, producing MDWRQYGACLDEDPELFFPVGTTGPALVQTEDAKSVCRTCPVRAECLRWALESGQESGVWGGTSEAERRTLHRAAKPRATSAAGRVQPRNSRRARVTASGCSSTR from the coding sequence ATGGACTGGCGACAGTACGGCGCTTGTCTCGACGAGGACCCCGAGCTGTTCTTCCCCGTCGGTACGACGGGTCCCGCACTCGTACAGACCGAGGACGCCAAATCGGTGTGCCGCACCTGCCCGGTGCGCGCGGAGTGCCTGCGCTGGGCACTGGAGTCCGGGCAGGAGAGCGGCGTGTGGGGCGGGACGAGCGAGGCCGAGCGGCGGACGCTGCACCGGGCCGCGAAGCCCCGTGCGACGTCCGCCGCGGGCCGGGTTCAGCCCAGGAACTCCAGGAGGGCGCGCGTGACGGCCTCCGGCTGCTCCTCGACGAGGTAG
- a CDS encoding alpha/beta fold hydrolase: protein MSANAGTVTDAEGLKALNAELAASLDGEFTSEYADVNGVRLHYVTGGRGEPLVLLPGWPETWWEYRKVMPALAARFRVITVDIRGMGGSSKPESGFDKKNMAQDIRELVRHLGHDKVNIAGHGIGAMVAFAYAANHPDATEKVAILNTTHADRSYYKFPMLPNPGDKGPHRWWLAFNQVADFPEQILTGRYRHIIDYMFGLSLVNPDAITDRDRDVYAQAYSTTEAIRAAKGWFQSYQKDIADFESYDKISVPMLGLAYGTFFEYMREVFPQQGTDVRMAEIEGSRNYLVEEQPEAVTRALLEFLG, encoded by the coding sequence GTGTCGGCAAACGCAGGGACGGTCACGGACGCCGAGGGGCTCAAGGCCCTCAACGCCGAGCTCGCGGCGTCTTTGGACGGCGAGTTCACCAGCGAGTACGCGGACGTCAACGGCGTCCGGCTGCACTACGTGACCGGTGGTCGGGGCGAGCCGCTGGTGCTGCTGCCCGGCTGGCCCGAGACGTGGTGGGAGTACCGGAAGGTGATGCCCGCGCTCGCGGCCCGCTTCCGCGTGATCACCGTCGACATCCGCGGCATGGGCGGGTCGAGCAAGCCGGAGTCGGGCTTCGACAAGAAGAACATGGCCCAGGACATCCGCGAGCTGGTCCGCCACCTCGGCCACGACAAGGTGAACATCGCCGGGCACGGGATCGGCGCGATGGTCGCCTTCGCCTACGCGGCGAACCACCCGGACGCCACGGAGAAGGTGGCGATACTCAACACCACGCACGCGGACCGGAGCTACTACAAGTTCCCCATGCTGCCGAACCCCGGCGACAAGGGCCCGCACCGCTGGTGGCTCGCCTTCAACCAGGTGGCCGACTTCCCGGAGCAGATCCTCACCGGCCGCTACCGCCACATCATCGACTACATGTTCGGCCTGAGCCTGGTGAACCCCGACGCGATCACCGACCGCGACCGGGACGTCTACGCGCAGGCGTACTCGACGACCGAGGCGATCCGCGCCGCCAAGGGCTGGTTCCAGTCGTACCAGAAGGACATCGCGGACTTCGAGTCGTACGACAAGATCTCCGTGCCGATGCTCGGCCTCGCCTACGGGACGTTCTTCGAGTACATGCGGGAGGTGTTCCCCCAGCAGGGCACCGACGTCCGCATGGCCGAGATCGAGGGGAGCCGCAACTACCTCGTCGAGGAGCAGCCGGAGGCCGTCACGCGCGCCCTCCTGGAGTTCCTGGGCTGA